One genomic window of Oncorhynchus kisutch isolate 150728-3 linkage group LG24, Okis_V2, whole genome shotgun sequence includes the following:
- the zgc:174906 gene encoding uncharacterized protein zgc:174906 isoform X2, which produces MAEEEPPGGAQQVLRRLKPKLIDTLSADPAFVLQHADSLSLLARHEYKQVKALTDPSKQAQDLLDHVINKGPTAAEQLLQLLTGKEMQDTFPNLLFLKELPVNDQRAAGEKGGNEVTRKRGQTFESEENLPAKQTCKDGSKMVVEKDLMRVARNIGRSWRSIGTGALDIPSVKLDQILEDYPHSHVDRVFAMLRYWSTLKRQEATAANLHSLLSQDDWALPPDSIDFLLDPILDP; this is translated from the exons ATGGCTGAAGAAGAACCCCCAGGTGGCGCCCAGCAGGTACTGCGTCGTCTGAAGCCCAAGTTGATCGATACTCTAAGTGCAGACCCTGCCTTTGTGCTGCAGCATGCAGACTCCCTCAGCCTACTGGCCCGGCATGAGTACAAGCAGGTCAAAGCCCTCACTGACCCATCAAAACAAGCCCAGGACCTTCTGGACCATGTGATCAACAAAGGACCCACTGCTGCAGAGCAGCTTCTGCAGCTCCTGACGGGCAAAGAAATGCAGGATACGTTTCCCAACCTTCTGTTCCTCAAGGAACTGCCAGTGAATGATCAAAGAGCTGCAGGTGAAAAAG GGGGAAATGAAGTTACCAGAAAGAGAGGACAAACATTTGAGTCCGAAGAGAACCTTCCCGCTAAACAGACATGCAAGGATG GCTCTAAGATGGTGGTGGAGAAGGATCTGATGCGTGTGGCTCGAAATATCGGTCGCTCCTGGAGGTCAATTGGTACAGGGGCCCTAGACATCCCCTCTGTCAAGCTGGATCAGATCCTGGAGGACTATCCACACAGCCATGTGGACCGTGTGTTCGCCATGCTGCGCTACTGGAGCACACTGAAACGGCAGGAGGCCACGGCGGCCAATCTCCACTCCCTGCTCAGCCAGGACGACTGGGCCCTGCCGCCAGACAGCATAGACTTTCTCCTGGACCCCATCTTAGACCCGTAG
- the zgc:174906 gene encoding uncharacterized protein zgc:174906 isoform X1: MAEEEPPGGAQQVLRRLKPKLIDTLSADPAFVLQHADSLSLLARHEYKQVKALTDPSKQAQDLLDHVINKGPTAAEQLLQLLTGKEMQDTFPNLLFLKELPVNDQRAAGEKGTGGNEVTRKRGQTFESEENLPAKQTCKDGSKMVVEKDLMRVARNIGRSWRSIGTGALDIPSVKLDQILEDYPHSHVDRVFAMLRYWSTLKRQEATAANLHSLLSQDDWALPPDSIDFLLDPILDP; this comes from the exons ATGGCTGAAGAAGAACCCCCAGGTGGCGCCCAGCAGGTACTGCGTCGTCTGAAGCCCAAGTTGATCGATACTCTAAGTGCAGACCCTGCCTTTGTGCTGCAGCATGCAGACTCCCTCAGCCTACTGGCCCGGCATGAGTACAAGCAGGTCAAAGCCCTCACTGACCCATCAAAACAAGCCCAGGACCTTCTGGACCATGTGATCAACAAAGGACCCACTGCTGCAGAGCAGCTTCTGCAGCTCCTGACGGGCAAAGAAATGCAGGATACGTTTCCCAACCTTCTGTTCCTCAAGGAACTGCCAGTGAATGATCAAAGAGCTGCAGGTGAAAAAGGTACAG GGGGAAATGAAGTTACCAGAAAGAGAGGACAAACATTTGAGTCCGAAGAGAACCTTCCCGCTAAACAGACATGCAAGGATG GCTCTAAGATGGTGGTGGAGAAGGATCTGATGCGTGTGGCTCGAAATATCGGTCGCTCCTGGAGGTCAATTGGTACAGGGGCCCTAGACATCCCCTCTGTCAAGCTGGATCAGATCCTGGAGGACTATCCACACAGCCATGTGGACCGTGTGTTCGCCATGCTGCGCTACTGGAGCACACTGAAACGGCAGGAGGCCACGGCGGCCAATCTCCACTCCCTGCTCAGCCAGGACGACTGGGCCCTGCCGCCAGACAGCATAGACTTTCTCCTGGACCCCATCTTAGACCCGTAG